GCTCTACTACACAGAGAGAAACTGTAGATCACTAATCACAGTTTCATTAAATCTTTAACAATATTAGATAACAtcaaaagatatatatatatattatatgatttGGTACTTGCAGCCCGAATTTGCCATTCTAATACTcctaatttttgttttaccccacattttctctctgtgtacgCGTCCCACCGTGGGCAAACGAGATTTGTAGCTATGTGTGAGCTTGGCGCGGCTTTTGCGGCGTCCCTGACGTGCAGCAGTATTCCcacagttttcaatttttggcGATTTGTTGCGGCACTTAACGGTTGTTTGTTAGctgtcattgttgttgctgatgaaGCGCCTTTTGTCTCAACTTCCCGCCGTATCTCCTGCTCTTTCTGCAGCGTTCTGCCCACCGCTACAGGTCGACTTCGCCACAACGGATTGTAGACCTGATGAATTTCTATTAAGCCACAGTTTCTGTATgagaaaaaggcaaaaaattCGGTTTAATGTAGAATGTCATAACttgctgagctcgtaatttcatttccaatcgattggcatttaaaatgtggcattttattttttcgccattttttgcaaattttgatgatgttaccccttaccgaaaatgccaaaattgaccaaaaaatttatttccctaaattcttcaaaaagtgatatggatcgttagcacttgtaattagctgctcaaaacagttattcctTCATCTGTATGACCAATTTTAacgaagttatgacgaaaattccgtttgtaaatatcaaatttttggcaaaagctgtttttccgaattttggtcatcaaataatcagtttttttgccacaactttaaaaatatttgtcggaatatggaatgtcatatctcgtCGAGCTTGTAATTAAATCCGCAATCGAACTGTGTCCAAAAATGGGAATTCCATTTTTTcgcaattttttgcaaattttgacgatgttaccccttaccgaaaatgccaaaactgacccaaaaattttttttcccaAATCCGTCAAAACAGAAATAGGGTTGGTTAGCATtagtaattagctgctcaaaacagtaattctttcatttttatgataatttttagccaagttatgacaataATGCAATTCaaacaatattaaatttttaccAAAggccgtttttccgaatttcgaccataaaataatcagttttttttttttaatgttcaaGTTAAGGAGGTCTGCCTGTATATTCTGTGATGGCTGCTcctgtgtttttcttttcgcgACTATCCCAAGACGGACGCGCAAATTCTGGGTAAATTGTTTGGTCCAAGTCGCCAAAAGGGGTTGCCCGCATCCACGTCCAcgtccacatccgcatccgcatccaccATAAACCCCCAACCGAATCTGGAGCCACATCCGCGGGTCCCCAAAGTTTGCTTGACTCTGGCTTAAATACGAATTTGCCTAAATCAACAAACGGCGAGAACAGAACATTTTGTGAGTCTTCTTTGCAtttgaaaagtaaaaagtaaCAAGATTTCATTGTGGCTCATATTGTCCCGTCTATTTGCATATCTTGCGCGTGGCTTTATAGCGCTATACACGGCGTAAATagatatatacatttatatatatatatatctgtatatgcCGACCTTTTGCATTATATAGTCATGCCAAACGAAGGGGCAGGGGCAGACGAgcaacagaaataaaaaacaaaaacaggtTCATTTAGCTCACGTTTTGAACTTTCAGGGATTGATCGTGATTTTTATTgtggtttctgtttctgtttgctGTCATTTGCATGAGTCAACCACGAGTGAAAAGAGACAATttctaaacaaataaattctaTTAAATTCTATGCCATCTTAATGTTTGttctattatatttatgtgttGTTATATTTACAAGCCAGTTGATACTTGTAATGGTAACAACTGTATTTTAGATTGATTCCCCATAAATAGAagcctaaaaaaaaattaaaataaatcatcatatacatttacatacattttcgAATCCGTTTTCCACACATTTTTCAACGCAACCCACAGAAAAATGTCATTTTGGTCAACTGAAAATCATGAAGTAATCAACTTAAAGCGAAACTTTGTTGGCCAAACTTTTGCAGATACCACGATACACACAATCAGATACACAGATAAATGGGCCTGAGCTACAAACTTGGCTATAATTGAGCAATTTACACCACAACAAGGACAGTGGGTGGTTTCTGGGcggattttcatttcatttcgtttcattttttgcGTGTCTTTTGGGTGTCTAGAAGGTCAGTTTGCAAGACGAATCGGGGAAAGTTTGCCCCGGAGCATCAAACAGTGCTGGAATGTGATAAAAATGCCGAGATTATGTAACCGAAATACTTTTAAATCGAAATCGAGCAATATAAATTCATGGCTTAGACACTTGAAAATGCCAACGATGGGTGGGACACTTCTTGGCCCATGGCTATAAGAAATGAAGGGGCTGGGTGAGGGGGGGGGTGGGTGTATATGGGTGGTTGGATTGGTGGCTTTCCCCGctgggaaatggggaaatgggaaatgaaaTATCGTGAACACATGCCGAAAGAGAGGGCAAACGACAAAGGGACAGAGATGGAGCGACCGAGCCAAAGCTgagtttgccatttttcggTTTGGCtctaaacaatattttatacttATATACGGCTGGAGATATTTATTAGTTTGTTGTGCGCATCGCTCCGAATTTCAACTGCACATTCGAACTCCTTTTTACGATGCCTTTGGCATTTACATGCGAAATATCTTAAGTCCCTGCCATTAAAACTCAAACGAATGCGATAAGATCGGCGTCCGTTAGTCCGGCACCTTAATACACCTTGATAGTCTCAGATGTCAAGAAATgagtaaaaaacaaaatgaagatAATAAAGGGTGCGAAAAGTGGGGGAAGTGTTTCCTCATAAATTCTTACATTTATTAATTACGCATGCGGTTTGACGGACTCTCGAGAATTTAATCAGCCAAATTGATGGTCTTAACCCTTGGTTGACTGCTGTGCTTTTTGCCACCTCCTTCCATACGCCGGGAGTAATCTGACTTAGTCCAATATATGATGTGCCAACGATCGATCAAAGATTTCTATATTGCAAAAATTTGCTTTATTAGTTTGATCATTAATTATGCCGCAATTTATTAACAGATtcattttgtttcatttatcAATTAAATGTCATTTGGCAAAACATTAATCATCACAAGCAAACCAAATCTACGCGATTTGaagtgtttgttttgtttgttacttttattaaaaaataaaaaaaagagtttcCTACCAAACCGGACTGTATAGATATACataaatgctaaaataaataaagcaatgttattttgtatatatactATAAAGATGATATGGAAAATTTAGCACATACTAGGCACTATTAAACAATCTGCCTCATATCTCTGTCAAATTAATGTCATCACAAACAAAAGCCGAGAAAGACATAAATATCCAACCCAGCGGATGCGATGAATACCAGCTGATGTCCGGAGTCCGGAGCCCGGAGTCTGGAGTCTGAAGTCTGGCATTTATCACATCACTCGTACCCAAGGGTTAAGCAATTAGGGGCAGATGGAGACGCCCACACTGGGCAACCAAATCGATGaccaaatggaaaaaaaagccTCCCGGATCCAAAAAGGGGGTATCGGAAAGATGGGCCAAGTCGATAGCAATGTGGGACGATGACGCGACTGGTCAATGAACCATGTCGATGGAAGTCAGTTGGGGAtcagaatcggaatcggaatcgggatCGGTATGAGTCGTCCTGCATCTGGGCCTGACACACTTCGGTCGGCGGCCGGcgcaacaaacaaataatcaaacaaacaaacggaGTAAACAGGCCGAAGGATCTGACGCGTCGGCCCAAAAACGCTGTCAAAATCACAAAAGCCACCGTGACGCCtcacaaaaacccaaaaagccCGACAAAAGAATCGTTCTCGTTCTCGAGGGGGGGGAAGAGATTGGTGGTCAGAGATGTATGTTTCTCGAGGGGAATAAAGAGACGCCTCTAAAGGGTTAACCACAGAGCACAAAGGCAGAACAAACGCCAGAGTAATTATTATGAATGAATTTTCTGTATTGCCCTTGTTAGTGCTGTGGCCAAGTTCCAGAATATGGATTTTCTCAATATAGCTAGAAAATATATGGCAATCTATTCTCGAATTTTGGCTTCAAAACtctagttatatatatatatgtatgctatATATGGGCAACTActgatatattttaaatttagtaTATGGTATAGTACTGTCTTGATAAACACTTCATATTTATATGAAATACAGCCAGTTTTGGTGGCAAGAAAGTGTAGCCACATCGGGCAGCTCTGGTTCTGAAGAGCCGTCTGATAAGGAAGAAAAATAAAGGAGTGTGGGTGTTGACCACCAAAGCCATTGCCAAATCATTTGGGCAAAAGAGGGGTTTATTATACTTCAGAACCAGCCTGTTGTCGGCCTTTCTTCATTTGCCACTTTCTTGTTCCTGCTTTTCGCATGGACATTTTTCATCTTTAGTGCCGAAAGACTTCACTCGAGTGGTCTGCGTCTCTTTCGCTGGCCACGGGTATATAAAAGCCAGCGTTTCGCCCCAATGCCACATAATCAATTATTGAATTCTGTGTGCAACATGTTCCAACATTTCAAGCAGATCTATGCTGGGCTGGGTGTCAGTTCTCTGATGGTCACCCTGGCCATCCTACTGCTCCTTCAGCCCGTGGATGCACGCTGGACTCGCAGACCCAGGCGTACCACCACGCCAAGGAGCACCACAAGCATAACCACCGCGAATCCGGATCGTCATCAGCATGTGCACCACTGGCCACCATTGGTGGCACCACCGCCACAGCCtcaaccacagccaccagtGGTTGTGGTGCAGAAGCCAAGTCACACGGAGACCAGTCCCCGTCTCGTCGATAGCTTCGATCAGAGATCACTGGACGGGCAGTACGAGTTCAGGTAAGGTATATTAGAACTCTATAGAACTTCGAgtgcttatatatatatatttatcacACAGATATCAGCTGGATAATGGCAACACGCGATATGAGCGCGCCTACTGGCTGCCCGTGGGCAAGGATCTCGTTCTGGCCAAGAAGGGATACTATTCGGTGCCACTGCCAAACGACAAGTACTCCACGGTGTTCTACACCGCCGATCATCGTGGCTACCATGTGGACATGCGTGAGTTCCATTGCCCCAAGGTCCATTCACATTCAAAACCGCTAATGAATTTATCCAAAATGCAGAGACATTATCCGTAGAGCAGCCGCTATTGCCGCGCAGCCTGGAAGTGCCCGGAGTGGAAAGGGATGTGGGAtcgggaatgggaatgggcacCGGAATAGCCACGGGTACGGGGACTAAGCGAAATTCAATAAGCGACCCGGAGCGTAACGAGCTGCctgtggaagtggaagtgaatGAGGctgaggatgtggatgtggatgtggacgcAAGTGATGCTGGCACCGAGCTGGTTCCTAATGTAAGTGCCACCGGGGGTTAGCTTTCCTCGGCGATTTTCAGGGCCCCCATCATATGAGTACACAGGGAAAATGTTTCAAAGGGGATAACCTAACGAAACTAAAGTATAACCTTAAATACTTTGAAACTAAccttaatatttaaaattaaactggTAACAGTTTTACAACTACATGTATTTAATGGGAACTGTCAGCtacacattttaaaattgtcGAATAATCATGATAAATCGTGATTTACTTATACAACTCATGTAGGCCATGCTTAATTCAATTTTCCACTGTGCATTTGCCCCCTTTGCTGCAGGCTGTAAACCAAgtcgaaaccgaaaccgaaccATCAACTTTGGCCAACGACATTTTGGCAACTGGAGCACCAGCCGACAGCCATGATGATGATCAcgatgacgatggcgatgaGGATGGGGATGAcgatgttgatgatgatgaaggcGCCTCAAACTGAAAGCCCGAACATTAGAGGACATTTCGGCATACAGAGAATGGAGATTGAGACTGGCAGGGGAACTGGCACACACTTGGCTGCCTCGCAGCTCGCTCTACTTGctgcaaatcaaattgaaaacaattgtTGCAGTCACCAGTCCGACACAGTTGAGTTGGCCAGTAGTCCCCATATACCATGCAGCAGGAtgagcaggagctggaggagaagTCAAGTCGACTCCACTTAACTCCATCGTCATCTTCATCTTGGAATTCTAAGGGGAATGTGTCTCAATTGCTCGCTTGACAGCTCCTTTTAGGTCGCTTTCTatgttttctgtttgcctCACTCTGTGTGTGAGATggtattcttttttttttcaatatttaataaaaataaataataaatgtagGATATAAACTTGAAGTGGCTTTTAAATCAAGCTTGCAACTAATAACATAGACGCACTTTCAAAGAGGAGAAAGAGTGGCATACTGCTATTCAACGGATTAATATCTTTAATTCTCTCTTTAACATTGAACATATTTAGTCCTTTACCAATGTAAATGACTcataaaaagttatttttaaaaagcgagAATTGTCTTGCTAGtgtattgctacgaaattacATCGTGTTCAGACACCGAAACGAGGTACATTGAAGCAATTTCAAATAGTTTAGAGAGGTGTCATAGCCATTTTCAATGGCCCAAAGGGGCCAAAGACCAAAAGcaccgtgtgtgtgtgtgtgtgtgtgtgtgatgatGGCCAAAAGATGAGACATTATGAGGCGTCTGACAAAAACACATTCGAGCCTCAATTTGCCAGCTGCCTGCCGGCTGTCTTTTGTGATGCCTTTGGTGCGCTGCTGCCTTTGCCCGgtttcaatttaaatggtTTCTGGAAAAACGCCCCAAATTGGGTGGCCGTACTGGTGAAAAGGCGATGCCAGGCGGAGATTTGTTGGCGGCAAATCGGTGAGCATTCATAAAACTTCACCATCTCTGGACCTGCCATTACCCCCACCAACTGCATGTTCCTGTAAGACTCGACTCAACTCGACTGCTTACCTTCGCCTTCTGCGCCACTCGCCCACAACCAGGTGCACATATGCTCGTAAAATGCAgagtgcactgcgagaaaatgtTGGACAAAGGGCACACAttgtaaaattcaattaattagtATGTGATATCAATATGGATATACTTACGGATGATTAATCCACTGCCCCTTTAATAgattaaaaatattgcaatatattcatatttttatatatattctttgaGTGTCAAGTGAATCGGGACAGGGTTTTGTGGCAGGATAACTGCAGCTATTCATTTCGCTACTAATCCAATGCGGGCCCGGGATTCGGCTTGGTCCTTTTAGCTGCTCCTTTAGctctgcccccccccccctcgctCTATCTCTCTCGCACCCTCTCCTGTTTCCCTTCACTGTCCTTGGTCCGTTTTGTATTTACGATTCAGCCATGCCCACGTAATGAATGGCAGGACCTCCAGCTCCTCGGGCGTGTGAATGAATTGAGTGTGCAAATGgctgaatgaatgaatggatgaaccaatgcgaatgcgaatgtgaATGCGGGCGGGTAATGTTTTTTTGTAGCCTGATTGGGGGGCGGATCGATGGGCCAGCGTGAGTCACGGCACCATCTCCGGGCAAAAGGCATAACCTTGGCTGCAATCCGAACAATCCACCCAATTCCATTTCGCCCAGttcttttcttaattttatgTGCGTCGCCTGAATCAAAGTTTACACATTTACCACACTCTGCCACGTGAAGCTTCATAAAAGCAGCGGCATTGGGAATGAAGATTGAATGGACTTTGCAACGGATTCGCAGCTCATCCCGCCCAGAAATGTCTCAGAACAGCGCGAAGAAGCACATTAGCATTTTCCAGACAGGATCCGCACAATATGATGGATTACGCACACCCctcccaaaaaatatgtttcacaatttcaattgtaatACTTAGAGAGCGgcacagaaagaaattaaGTTCGTAGAACTTAAGTTGTcgataattaatatatttctttatacATCAAATAATGAGCTATAATTTAGCTATGCATTTTTGTTTCCTGTGCACAAATTGAATTGACGCACTTGTGGCTATTTATAAGGTGCCATGGGTCATCGATGACCCTTGTCCCCgattaaatatatgtaaatatccACACGGACCCTTAACCCTTAACTCCATCATTTTCCCATTTGGCACAATTAATTTATCTTCATGAGCACTCTCCATACggccaaaacaacaacgaaaaaCAACGAAGTGTATAACTCATAGAGGTCCTCCAGGGACCTGACCCATGTCCAAATCGAGTTCGGCCGCCgtattgtaaataaataaataggaaaataagtaaataaattgagTAATGGCCATAATTGACGTGTCGCATGAAAAATTCAAAGCGCCAACACACAAATTGAATGAGCATGCGAATCCAAATGTGAATCCAAATGTGAATCCGTATGCCAGCCATTGAACCATCAGCCCCAGGTCCGTCCAAACTCATTCGGCCAAGTCTAAAAAGCCTGGCCGAAACGAAGCCAAAGCAGTCCAGAAACTGCGTGTGTGAGTGACTGCGGCATTTTCCAGATTTATATCGGGGTTATCAAACCTCCAAGCACAATGAgatcacactcacacacacatagtgCACACacgaaatgccaaaaaaaaaaaaaaaagggaaagaaTGAAATCAAACGGAGTTTGGCTCTAAAAAACGGCTAAGATATTTGTTGGTTTTTAGTAAACGAGGCACATACCATCGAACCAGACGACTGCTAAGGGCTGAGGGGGGACTCATTGGATAATATCTGAGCTTGTTCCGCAAATATTCTACATAGGAACATTCTCAGACAGTgggcttaaatatttaatgccaCAAGAAACGCACACATGTTTTATACATCtacgaaatgaaatttaatcatCCTAATATTGTTTACTCAACTGCCAACTCATCACATCGTTTTCTTAATGcatattacaatattttaaaaaattaccATCGTTAATGATCTGTACTCAAATATTCCATTTCTTTGTTACATTTACTGTTAAATTTATATGCAATTTATTCATTCCACTTATTTTTTCCACTGTACGACAAGCACTGAACTCTCTATCCCACTAATGTATTTCTATTTATGCATACGGTTAGGTATTTCGTATTCCAGTTTATCAAAAACAAGACTCCATCTAATCTTGAGATTAATAATGCGGCTCTGCGTAAATTTCAATTGTGACCAACggc
The DNA window shown above is from Drosophila melanogaster chromosome X and carries:
- the CG15756 gene encoding uncharacterized protein, which produces MFQHFKQIYAGLGVSSLMVTLAILLLLQPVDARWTRRPRRTTTPRSTTSITTANPDRHQHVHHWPPLVAPPPQPQPQPPVVVVQKPSHTETSPRLVDSFDQRSLDGQYEFRYQLDNGNTRYERAYWLPVGKDLVLAKKGYYSVPLPNDKYSTVFYTADHRGYHVDMQTLSVEQPLLPRSLEVPGVERDVGSGMGMGTGIATGTGTKRNSISDPERNELPVEVEVNEAEDVDVDVDASDAGTELVPNAVNQVETETEPSTLANDILATGAPADSHDDDHDDDGDEDGDDDVDDDEGASN
- the CG44428 gene encoding uncharacterized protein, producing the protein MTANKQPLSAATNRQKLKTVGILLHVRDAAKAAPSSHIATNLVCPRWDAYTERKCGVKQKLGVLEWQIRAASTKSYNIYIYLLMLSNIVKDLMKL